In the genome of Stomoxys calcitrans chromosome 4, idStoCalc2.1, whole genome shotgun sequence, the window CGATTTCTCCTAGGGCAGTAATAGGCGCTTTCGCATAATGGCTGGTACTCACCTCGGTTTTCACCGGGGAAAACCCATATTCCTCGCGGTAACTTCCTTTTCTTGAAAAACTATACAAATACCAatgataaaaacaattttctcaAAACCCCACTGTAAGCCATGAGGGAatatcctactgaatgaaatcggcGTGTTTCCTTGCCTTAAAATCTGTTATATTAACAAGGtaaccagcaaaaaaaaaaaaaataaggtttaGCACTGCCCTTAACTCCGGGTCACCTAAAATAGCGTGCTTTATTTCTGCTCCAGAAGAAACGGAAAATTCGCGAAATGAGAAAAATAAGTACCGTTTGGCACACCCAAAATTCAAACAGTAACAACTATTTGACACCCCTCCgaactaaaagaaaaaaaaaaaggtttctgTGGAAAGCCATATCTAACTCCACATTGTGCTGGTATCCccagaaaaaccaaaaaaaaaataggtcaTAGCCAACTAGCAATAAACTGTCGGCTGGTGTCTAAAACAAAACCGACCCAGGACTCGTGTTTGGAAGAAACCACACGGAACCTGGTGTCGGGaagacaaaagaaaaataaactgaCGTGGCAAGAAAAGAACGCCTAAATTCGCATTTCCGTAGATAAAACAgaagtgaaaaaaaaagaattgtttgaaaaaaaaaaaaaatttttttttttcagcctgTGTCTTGTGTCTAATAAATTGGAAAAAGACAAAACTGTAATCGGAAAGAAAAACTAAACAGTATAAAAGCTAATCCATTCCCATTCTAAATCTAAAGACATTTCCTTAAATTAAACTATAACCTATGATCATCATAATTCATTTCATTCTTCAGTAAATCTTAACCCTAATTAATGCCTAAATCAGATTTCCAAAGCACTCGCTACTCTAGCTATGGGATACTTTGCCGACCCGTACAATCGAGTAAAAAAACTCAACTTCTTACTACAACCTTATAActaaaatcgcaaaaaaaagaaatcaattcaaaaaaaaaaacgtatataaaataaaaaaaaagaataaaaatagaaCAGGGCAATTCATTGCAATAAACATAAACTTACAGCTAACCAGCAACTATGGCCTTAACTATTGCTTCAAATCCTTGGCGTGATAGACACCCAAGGATTTCCCTTGTAAATCCTCTATTTCATAAAGGGAATTACCAATCGGCTTCACTACGCGGCACCGTACAAACTTATTATCCAGCTTAGCATTGTACCCCTTCTTAAAATCGCTTTGTCTAAAGCTCCGACGGTAGACTTCTTGACCAGGAATATAGTTAACTACTCTACACCGTAGATTATACGCCTTCTCGCCACGCTGGTAAGCTTTGTGCAGGCATTCCCTGATTCTGCCTCTTATCAGATCCAGTTTCTCGGACTTCATCAGGAAGTTCAATTCGGGGTCGTTCAGCAGCTCAAGTTTCCTAGCGATCGTATACATACTCCCGTGATTTATCATATTCGTGCCAAAGAGTGCGTAGTACGGGGTTACGCCTATGGATGAGTGCACAGAGGAACGGAGCGAACACTCCACCTCTGATAAGTGTTTGTCCCAGTCCGATTGGTCTTCCTGCAAATAGGAGCGAATGGCCGTCAAAATGGACTGGTTCACCCTTTCGGACGCATTCGCCTGGGGTGAATGAGCCGCGGTTCTCACGTGGTTGATGCCAAAATTCCTCACAAGCTCTGCAAACTCCTTGCTGACAAACTGCTTGCCATTATCGGACACCAAAGTCTCCGGTGTACCAAATTTGTGAAAAACCTCCGATATTAGGAATCTCACCACGTTCCGGGTACTCGCCTTGGGCATCGCTTTCAGAAGCACATATTTGGACAGGTGGTCTAGCACAATAAAGATgaatgtattgcccgatttcgaccTGGGGTAAGGCCCCAAAAAGTCGACATAGATCCTCTGAAAGGGTCTCTCTGTCACACACTCTTTCCCCATGGGTGGCCTAAGGGTAGTATTTGATGGTTTCGTCTCCTTGCAGGTCTGGCACTCCTGGACAAACTGTCTAACCTGAGTATTCAAATTCGGCCAGTAGAAGTACTCCTTTACCCTTCTCAGCGTCTTGTGGAAACCACCATGGGAAACTTGAGGGGGACAGTGAGCCTTTCGGATGATGTCTCGTGTAAGCTCCATTGGAACCCACAACTTCCAGGCGAAGTCCTCATTCAGGGGAATTCCATCATCGTGCTGGGTCCTTTTATAGACCAACCCATCCACTACCCTCAAATCGGGCAGCTGAGCGGAAGTATCCTTCACCTTGGCCACAAGATCCATATAACTCTCGGTCGAGAATGCAGAGGATTCCAGGTCCACGAAACTGCTAACGTCCATGGCGACCTCCTCCATGCTGTATCGGGACAGTGTATCCGGGACTATGTTCTGGCTACCTGGGCGGTGCTCTATTTCGAAAGAGAACGACTGCAGATGCAAGCTCCACCTGGCTAACCTACCACTCAGATCCCGATGAGACATCAGCCACTTGAGACTGCTATGGTCCGTAATGACCGAAAAAGGCAGCAACTCAATGTATGGCCGGAATCTCTTAATGGCCATCACCACGGCCAAGCATTCCCTCTCAGTCACTGAGTAGTTTCTCTGAGCGGAGGTTAGCTTGTGGGAGAAATACGCTATTGGATGTTCTCCTCCTGAGTCGTCTCTCTGAAATAGAACAGCGCCTATGCCCAAGTCCGAGGCATCGCACTGAACATAGAAGTGCCTTGTGAAATCCGGGTGCGTCAGGACTGGGCTTGTCACCAGTGCCTCCTTCAGTTTGTTGAACGCCTCCTTGGCATCTTCAGGAAAATTAAACTGCTTCCCTTTCTTGAGGGTGttaaaaatcggtgcagcaatgGTGGCGTAATCGGCGATAAAGCGCCTATACCAACCCGTCGTACCCATAAAGCTTCTAACCTGTTTAGCGGTCCTTGGATAACAGAACTTCATTATGGTCGATATCCTTTCAGGGTCTGGTTTCAATTTTCCTCCACCAACGATATACCCCAAGTAACGTAGCTCTTTGAAGCAGAACTTCGATTTAGCTACGTTAATTGTGAGGCCTGCATTTGATAAACAATTGGCCACTCGCTCTAGCAACCCCATGTGTGTGTCGAAGTCTGGAGATACCACCAATAGATCATCCAAGTAGACGAAAACTCTATCCCGAAGCGCGGCTGGTATCACCCTATCCATTAGACGACAAAGCCTTTGAGCTGCATTACACAGCCCAAAAGGCATCACCTTAAAATGGTAAAGTGGTCTACCAGGCACCGTGAATGCCGTTTTCTCTCTACTTGCATGATCCAAGGGGATCTGCCAAAACGCATCTTTTAGGTCGACACTTGAAATAAAATAGGTGTCCCCCAACCGACTGAGCAAACCCTCTATATGCGGAAGGGGATAGGCGTCCTTAACCGTAAGAGCATTGAGCTTCCGAGCGTCCAGGCACAACCGGTTCTTTTCGCCCTTGCGGACTAGCGTCACCGGGTGACTCCATGGGCTCTCGCTCTCCTCAATCACTCCCAGGCTAAGCATCCTATCCAATTCCGCATACATGAGTCTTTGCACTGCCGGGGATACGGGATAATGCCTATCTTTCACCGGGCAAGCATCGCGAGTGTCAATTGTATGGACTTCAATCGAGGTTTTACCAAGTCCCTTCTTGGTGTAGCAAGGGAACATCTCCATCACCACATTCAAGCGTTTCCGCTGCTGGTCTGTTAAGGAGTGTAGCTTGATTTCATCATCAGTCCTATCATCAGCGTCGCCACAGAGGCCAATATCGTTGGTTGAAAGACTGTCGACCCCAGCGAAAAGATTAAAAGACCTCATGAAGTCCACTCCAAGAAAAAGCTCACGCCTAAGGGAAGGAACCAAATAAAATGTCACTGCACACTCTCTCTTGTTAAAATTGATAGCGGCGCTGACTCTACCTTTAATGCGATGGGGTGTGCCATCGGCTGTTTGGATGACGGAGACAAAAGGTGAAACCTCCAACCCCGCTTTGTCCACAAAATCTTCACAACCCTTGCCCAGACACGACACCGTGGCACCACTATCTAGCAGACCTTCAATCGGCTGTCCGTTTATCGAAATCTTGGTGTAGAATCTTGTGTCCTCTCCCTCATATAAGGTTGCGGCGGCTATGTGTTGTCGGAGTCTCTTACGGGCTTTATATCTCTCTCTCGCCTTTCGTATTTTATTCGACACCGTGCCAAAAATCCTTGTTCTAGCCTCCCTGTACTCCTTGATCCGCACATGTAGTGGTTTCAGTTCGCGCTGCGGTACCGCTATTGCCTTGGGCCGATCCGTGTTCTGTAAAATGGTGATGTGTTTGCATGCGGTATCGGCTGAATTGTGGACTGGGTCTAGACCGGTGTGGACCTCACCCCCCCAGTATGAGGTGAGCCCCTCGGTCGGTTTCCCTGGCACTTAGGGCAATTCGCTACGGTAACACCAGCGTGTCCGCATctatagcaaaaatatttgcgtGGGGCGGCACAGTCTACCCAACTATGACCTTCGGCCTCGCAGTTCCAGCACTTTATCTTAGTTCTGTCCTGTATCGCATCAACCTCTAAGATCTCTGGTGGCAAAGCTTCTTCCCAGGCCAGTTCATGTACTCTTTGTGGCGGGCCGGGACGACTATACTGCTGTCTATGACTTGCTATCAAGTTTTCCGCCCTTTTCACCTCTCGGTAAAATTCACCCAGGTTCGAGATTCGTGCTGAAAAAATCATCTGGGCCAACGACGACTTCAAGTTCCCCCGCATAATTTCCACCATTTCGTTTTCGGAATAGGGTGCCTTCTGTTGCGTCCTTAGTTGCATAACAGCGTTATAGAAGTCCTCAAAGGACTCGTGAGGTAATTGGCGGCGGTTCAGCATTTGAGTTTGCACTTGGAACTCATTCTCGAAACGTTGGTATTGATTGAGAAGTGCCGTTTGTAGTTCGTTCCAGTCTCGAAATTGGACAAACTTCCGGTGCCCCCAATACCAATCCAAGGCCGGACTTTCCAAAAGTTGATGGAACTTTGTAATGAAATCCTCATCTGGGCACTCATAATCTCGCTTGAGTTCGCCTACCCGGAAAATGAACTCGTGGACATTCATTGTCTTGGTAGTGCCGTCGAATTTGACACCCCATTTAGCCAAAGTAATTCTGGCGGCATTCTCTGGGTTTTGAGTCGTCGAGCGCCTTGCGCTGCCACACTGCGAATGATTTGGCGGTGGAAACTCCACATCCTGCCCAGGTGGCATATGATGCGCAAAATTGTGCCCTGCCGGGCCCTGTTCCAAACCGGAGGAACCCTGAGCAGCAGGATATTCAACATGGCCGGGAAACTGTTGCTGTATCGGGGGATTCATAAAAGCTGCACCCTCATTCGCCATCCGATTGACCTCCCTATGCGCGGAAGCCTGTGACCGTGGGTCAAGGCTCGGTGGGGGAATATAACTGCTAATCCTAGGTACAGAAATCGAGGGCGGTGGCTGTGAAAAACCCAATATCGGTCGAGCCGTGTTAAGTGGATGGGGTGCGGTCTGAGCTCGTGAAACCGGCGGTATGATAGGAGGCCCCTGGACCGGTGGAGCAGCCGGAAAGGGTGCCTCCACTGGTATATTTCCCCTTGCGGAAATGCCTCCAACTCCTAAGGAGCGACGGGTGGCCTCTACTATGGTGGGTATAAGCCTACGGATACTCTCCGCCTGTTCCCTCTCGAACTCTGCACGAGCCAAACCTACAGCCGAATTGATTATCTCGCGCATCGCAGACCCCATTGCCGGGTCCACTGGACGGGCAGGTGCATTCAAGCCAGTTAGTGAACTAAAACTAGGTGGTGCAATGGAATCCTGTGATCGGAAAGAGCTACTCAACATACGGGACACCTCCTCCATGACTGGGTCAATGGGCGGTGCCAACGACGACGGCGGTGGTCCATTGCCAGTAGTTGTCGCGGGAATGGTGACCCCCGATATAGGCATATTCAACACCGGCGGTTGAACTGGATTTGCGCCTGAGGTGCAGGCCGGCTGGCCTGCCGCATCCCTACTACCAGACCTCGTGCCTACCATCTCGACAAAGATTCAAACCAAATAGATAGTGCGTAGGAAGACTGGTCTAGAGCAAGCCAAAAATTCCTACACAATGACCAAAATATAAATCTGCAAGTAAAAGTAGAAACGATGTATAACCCCTATGAGGGCAACAAAAAAAACTCTATACGAGCCAACTAAAAGAAAAGCATATGTTCTAGGTGGTGAAAGGAAGGAACTATGGAGAGGCCAGTAATGGTAAAATAAGGTGAGTGTTTGATTTTCTATacgatt includes:
- the LOC106090660 gene encoding uncharacterized protein LOC106090660, which codes for MVGTRSGSRDAAGQPACTSGANPVQPPVLNMPISGVTIPATTTGNGPPPSSLAPPIDPVMEEVSRMLSSSFRSQDSIAPPSFSSLTGLNAPARPVDPAMGSAMREIINSAVGLARAEFEREQAESIRRLIPTIVEATRRSLGVGGISARGNIPVEAPFPAAPPVQGPPIIPPVSRAQTAPHPLNTARPILGFSQPPPSISVPRISSYIPPPSLDPRSQASAHREVNRMANEGAAFMNPPIQQQFPGHVEYPAAQGSSGLEQGPAGHNFAHHMPPGQDVEFPPPNHSQCGSARRSTTQNPENAARITLAKWGVKFDGTTKTMNVHEFIFRVGELKRDYECPDEDFITKFHQLLESPALDWYWGHRKFVQFRDWNELQTALLNQYQRFENEFQVQTQMLNRRQLPHESFEDFYNAVMQLRTQQKAPYSENEMVEIMRGNLKSSLAQMIFSARISNLGEFYREVKRAENLIASHRQQYSRPGPPQRVHELAWEEALPPEILEVDAIQDRTKIKCWNCEAEGHSWNTDRPKAIAVPQRELKPLHVRIKEYREARTRIFGTVSNKIRKARERYKARKRLRQHIAAATLYEGEDTRFYTKISINGQPIEGLLDSGATVSCLGKGCEDFVDKAGLEVSPFVSVIQTADGTPHRIKGRVSAAINFNKRECAVTFYLVPSLRRELFLGVDFMRSFNLFAGVDSLSTNDIGLCGDADDRTDDEIKLHSLTDQQRKRLNVVMEMFPCYTKKGLGKTSIEVHTIDTRDACPVKDRHYPVSPAVQRLMYAELDRMLSLGVIEESESPWSHPVTLVRKGEKNRLCLDARKLNALTVKDAYPLPHIEGLLSRLGDTYFISSVDLKDAFWQIPLDHASREKTAFTVPGRPLYHFKVMPFGLCNAAQRLCRLMDRVIPAALRDRVFVYLDDLLVVSPDFDTHMGLLERVANCLSNAGLTINVAKSKFCFKELRYLGYIVGGGKLKPDPERISTIMKFCYPRTAKQVRSFMGTTGWYRRFIADYATIAAPIFNTLKKGKQFNFPEDAKEAFNKLKEALVTSPVLTHPDFTRHFYVQCDASDLGIGAVLFQRDDSGGEHPIAYFSHKLTSAQRNYSVTERECLAVVMAIKRFRPYIELLPFSVITDHSSLKWLMSHRDLSGRLARWSLHLQSFSFEIEHRPGSQNIVPDTLSRYSMEEVAMDVSSFVDLESSAFSTESYMDLVAKVKDTSAQLPDLRVVDGLVYKRTQHDDGIPLNEDFAWKLWVPMELTRDIIRKAHCPPQVSHGGFHKTLRRVKEYFYWPNLNTQVRQFVQECQTCKETKPSNTTLRPPMGKECVTERPFQRIYVDFLGPYPRSKSGNTFIFIVLDHLSKYVLLKAMPKASTRNVVRFLISEVFHKFGTPETLVSDNGKQFVSKEFAELVRNFGINHVRTAAHSPQANASERVNQSILTAIRSYLQEDQSDWDKHLSEVECSLRSSVHSSIGVTPYYALFGTNMINHGSMYTIARKLELLNDPELNFLMKSEKLDLIRGRIRECLHKAYQRGEKAYNLRCRVVNYIPGQEVYRRSFRQSDFKKGYNAKLDNKFVRCRVVKPIGNSLYEIEDLQGKSLGVYHAKDLKQ